The following proteins are encoded in a genomic region of Macrobrachium nipponense isolate FS-2020 chromosome 44, ASM1510439v2, whole genome shotgun sequence:
- the LOC135204044 gene encoding choline transporter-like protein 1 isoform X1 yields MATGCCAIANKIASAQVNGRVLNPPNPNEFEGPTSNRSCRDVIFLILFIAFVVGAIVFLVFLALKADPKRLIHGNDQYGNVCGRKNTPYEGVPLSGQDFSQKPYMGMGNVINLASAIATGQASNGATCISKCSNSSTQIAFRCIPVRLDVASNKTEEITRAIFGVSAGNFFRDVGKDLAASWREIVYMCLIGLAFAIIITAMLRFLAGFVVWLTVAIIILGSIAATIYLWVSWHFRSKEVEKMQKDTSGKYSDYEKELMKKQLTGFLVGAIVVSIFTVLTILLLIAMRKRIKLVIALFKEAGKAIASMPLLLLQPVWTCIWLVVICGAFVYGVFFIEASGVPQRVGQTIHFVIPDLILGMRWYHLFAFFWVSQFVLHCQDLTIAGAVALWYFARDKKKLGWPIATSMKRMYLYHLGSIAIGSLIIAIMKMIRFLLKKFEKRLGGANPVCGFLLKCCQCCLWCFEKFLKYLSRNAYIEIAIYGYSFCKAAQKAFNVIVSNAFRIMAINYIGSFVLFLAKVAVVVPTVFIGIEIMKTLNGVVTYAWVPVLLAGLFTFFIAHCFISVYEMTIDALFICFCEDCEMNDGLQKPYFMSKGLMKLVENSKKAIEALEVREKEQQQQAWTTNVVQPNNVYGIPVAQPPPQRPPGYVHGGMTPLHPAYPANSIPPSPSHFLTPPGQ; encoded by the exons gtcaatggcagGGTTCTGAATCCCCCCAACCCAAATGAATTCGAAGGTCCCACCAGTAACCGCAGCTGCAGAGATGTCATCTTCCTCATCCTCTTCATCGCCTTCGTCGTCGGGGCG aTTGTCTTCTTGGTGTTCTTAGCGCTGAAAGCTGACCCAAAACGACTGATCCACGGCAACGATCAGTATGGCAATGTCTGCGGCAGGAAGAACACCCCCTACGAAGGGGTCCCCCTCTCCGGGCAGGACTTCTCCCAGAAACC aTACATGGGGATGGGGAATGTCATCAACCTCGCCAGCGCTATTGCCACGGGTCAGGCCTCGAACGGGGCCACCTGTATATCCAAGTGTTCGAATTC ATCGACGCAGATCGCCTTCCGGTGCATCCCAGTGCGACTCGACGTAGCATCGAACAAGACCGAGGAGATCACGAGGGCCATCTTTGGCGTCAGCGCCGGAAACTTCTTCAGAGATGTAGGCAAAGATTTAGCGGCGTCGTGGCGGGAGATTGTGTACATGTGTCTCATCGGTCTAGCCTTTGCTATCATCATTACGGCGATGCTTAG ATTTCTGGCGGGATTCGTAGTATGGCTGACAGTGGCGATCATCATCCTGGGAAGTATCGCAGCCACCATCTATCTCTGGGTCAGTTGGCACTTCAGGTCCAAGGAAGTCGAGAAGATGCAGAAGGACACCAGTGGAAAGTACTCCGACTACGAAAAGGAACTCATGAAGAAACAGCTCACCGGGTTCCTGGTTGGCGCTATCGTCGTTTCTATATTCACT GTGCTGACCATCCTTCTCCTGATTGCTATGAGGAAAAGGATCAAGCTGGTGATTGCTCTTTTCAAGGAGGCAGGAAAGGCCATTGCTTCCATGCCGTTGCTGCTCCTTCAGCCAGTCTGG ACATGCATTTggttggtggtgatctgtggcgcctTCGTATACGGAGTCTTTTTCATCGAGGCGTCAGGAGTGCCTCAGAGAGTTGGCCAGACGATCCACTTCGTCATTCCAGACCTCATACTC GGGATGAGATGGTATCACCTGTTCGCATTCTTTTGGGTCTCCCAGTTCGTCCTTCATTGCCAGGACCTGACGATAGCTGGAGCTGTGGCACTGTGGTATTTTGCAAG GGACAAGAAGAAGCTAGGATGGCCAATCGCCACTTCTATGAAGAGGATGTATTTGTATCACCTGGGGTCCATCGCAATCGGCTCTCTCATCATTGCCATCATGAAAATGATACGGTTCTTACTTAAG AAATTCGAGAAGAGACTGGGAGGAGCTAATCCCGTATGTGGATTCCTCCTGAAGTGTTGCCAGTGCTGTCTCTggtgttttgagaagttcctcAAGTACCTGAGTCGCAACGCCTACATCGAGATAG CCATTTATGGGTACAGCTTCTGCAAAGCCGCCCAGAAGGCATTCAACGTGATTGTCAGCAACGCCTTTAGAATAATGGCGATTAATTACATCGGGTCATTCGTCCTCTTCTTGGCAAAAGTCGCTGTGGTCGTTCCAACTGTCTTCATCGGCATTGAAATTATGAAG ACTTTAAACGGAGTCGTCACCTACGCGTGGGTGCCAGTTCTCTTGGCAGGTTTGTTCACGTTCTTCATCGCCCACTGCTTCATCTCCGTTTATgag ATGACGATAGACGCTCTGTTCATTTGTTTCTGTGAAGACTGCGAGATGAACGATGGTCTTCAAAAGCCGTACTTCATGAGCAAGGGACTGATG AAACTCGTCGAGAACAGCAAGAAAGCCATAGAAGCCTTAGAAGTCCGCGAAAaggaacagcagcagcaagcCTGGACCACAAATGTTGTCCAACCGAACAACGTCTAC GGCATTCCCGTGGCTCAGCCGCCCCCTCAGCGTCCTCCAGGATACGTCCATGGAGGAATGACACCCCTCCATCCTGCCTATCCTGCCAACTCTATCCCACCATCACCTTCGCACTTCCTTACACCACCTGGCCAGTAG
- the LOC135204044 gene encoding choline transporter-like protein 1 isoform X4, with amino-acid sequence MGMGNVINLASAIATGQASNGATCISKCSNSSTQIAFRCIPVRLDVASNKTEEITRAIFGVSAGNFFRDVGKDLAASWREIVYMCLIGLAFAIIITAMLRFLAGFVVWLTVAIIILGSIAATIYLWVSWHFRSKEVEKMQKDTSGKYSDYEKELMKKQLTGFLVGAIVVSIFTVLTILLLIAMRKRIKLVIALFKEAGKAIASMPLLLLQPVWTCIWLVVICGAFVYGVFFIEASGVPQRVGQTIHFVIPDLILGMRWYHLFAFFWVSQFVLHCQDLTIAGAVALWYFARDKKKLGWPIATSMKRMYLYHLGSIAIGSLIIAIMKMIRFLLKKFEKRLGGANPVCGFLLKCCQCCLWCFEKFLKYLSRNAYIEIAIYGYSFCKAAQKAFNVIVSNAFRIMAINYIGSFVLFLAKVAVVVPTVFIGIEIMKTLNGVVTYAWVPVLLAGLFTFFIAHCFISVYEMTIDALFICFCEDCEMNDGLQKPYFMSKGLMKLVENSKKAIEALEVREKEQQQQAWTTNVVQPNNVYGIPVAQPPPQRPPGYVHGGMTPLHPAYPANSIPPSPSHFLTPPGQ; translated from the exons ATGGGGATGGGGAATGTCATCAACCTCGCCAGCGCTATTGCCACGGGTCAGGCCTCGAACGGGGCCACCTGTATATCCAAGTGTTCGAATTC ATCGACGCAGATCGCCTTCCGGTGCATCCCAGTGCGACTCGACGTAGCATCGAACAAGACCGAGGAGATCACGAGGGCCATCTTTGGCGTCAGCGCCGGAAACTTCTTCAGAGATGTAGGCAAAGATTTAGCGGCGTCGTGGCGGGAGATTGTGTACATGTGTCTCATCGGTCTAGCCTTTGCTATCATCATTACGGCGATGCTTAG ATTTCTGGCGGGATTCGTAGTATGGCTGACAGTGGCGATCATCATCCTGGGAAGTATCGCAGCCACCATCTATCTCTGGGTCAGTTGGCACTTCAGGTCCAAGGAAGTCGAGAAGATGCAGAAGGACACCAGTGGAAAGTACTCCGACTACGAAAAGGAACTCATGAAGAAACAGCTCACCGGGTTCCTGGTTGGCGCTATCGTCGTTTCTATATTCACT GTGCTGACCATCCTTCTCCTGATTGCTATGAGGAAAAGGATCAAGCTGGTGATTGCTCTTTTCAAGGAGGCAGGAAAGGCCATTGCTTCCATGCCGTTGCTGCTCCTTCAGCCAGTCTGG ACATGCATTTggttggtggtgatctgtggcgcctTCGTATACGGAGTCTTTTTCATCGAGGCGTCAGGAGTGCCTCAGAGAGTTGGCCAGACGATCCACTTCGTCATTCCAGACCTCATACTC GGGATGAGATGGTATCACCTGTTCGCATTCTTTTGGGTCTCCCAGTTCGTCCTTCATTGCCAGGACCTGACGATAGCTGGAGCTGTGGCACTGTGGTATTTTGCAAG GGACAAGAAGAAGCTAGGATGGCCAATCGCCACTTCTATGAAGAGGATGTATTTGTATCACCTGGGGTCCATCGCAATCGGCTCTCTCATCATTGCCATCATGAAAATGATACGGTTCTTACTTAAG AAATTCGAGAAGAGACTGGGAGGAGCTAATCCCGTATGTGGATTCCTCCTGAAGTGTTGCCAGTGCTGTCTCTggtgttttgagaagttcctcAAGTACCTGAGTCGCAACGCCTACATCGAGATAG CCATTTATGGGTACAGCTTCTGCAAAGCCGCCCAGAAGGCATTCAACGTGATTGTCAGCAACGCCTTTAGAATAATGGCGATTAATTACATCGGGTCATTCGTCCTCTTCTTGGCAAAAGTCGCTGTGGTCGTTCCAACTGTCTTCATCGGCATTGAAATTATGAAG ACTTTAAACGGAGTCGTCACCTACGCGTGGGTGCCAGTTCTCTTGGCAGGTTTGTTCACGTTCTTCATCGCCCACTGCTTCATCTCCGTTTATgag ATGACGATAGACGCTCTGTTCATTTGTTTCTGTGAAGACTGCGAGATGAACGATGGTCTTCAAAAGCCGTACTTCATGAGCAAGGGACTGATG AAACTCGTCGAGAACAGCAAGAAAGCCATAGAAGCCTTAGAAGTCCGCGAAAaggaacagcagcagcaagcCTGGACCACAAATGTTGTCCAACCGAACAACGTCTAC GGCATTCCCGTGGCTCAGCCGCCCCCTCAGCGTCCTCCAGGATACGTCCATGGAGGAATGACACCCCTCCATCCTGCCTATCCTGCCAACTCTATCCCACCATCACCTTCGCACTTCCTTACACCACCTGGCCAGTAG
- the LOC135204044 gene encoding choline transporter-like protein 1 isoform X2: MSEKVDPNVSEEVNGRVLNPPNPNEFEGPTSNRSCRDVIFLILFIAFVVGAIVFLVFLALKADPKRLIHGNDQYGNVCGRKNTPYEGVPLSGQDFSQKPYMGMGNVINLASAIATGQASNGATCISKCSNSSTQIAFRCIPVRLDVASNKTEEITRAIFGVSAGNFFRDVGKDLAASWREIVYMCLIGLAFAIIITAMLRFLAGFVVWLTVAIIILGSIAATIYLWVSWHFRSKEVEKMQKDTSGKYSDYEKELMKKQLTGFLVGAIVVSIFTVLTILLLIAMRKRIKLVIALFKEAGKAIASMPLLLLQPVWTCIWLVVICGAFVYGVFFIEASGVPQRVGQTIHFVIPDLILGMRWYHLFAFFWVSQFVLHCQDLTIAGAVALWYFARDKKKLGWPIATSMKRMYLYHLGSIAIGSLIIAIMKMIRFLLKKFEKRLGGANPVCGFLLKCCQCCLWCFEKFLKYLSRNAYIEIAIYGYSFCKAAQKAFNVIVSNAFRIMAINYIGSFVLFLAKVAVVVPTVFIGIEIMKTLNGVVTYAWVPVLLAGLFTFFIAHCFISVYEMTIDALFICFCEDCEMNDGLQKPYFMSKGLMKLVENSKKAIEALEVREKEQQQQAWTTNVVQPNNVYGIPVAQPPPQRPPGYVHGGMTPLHPAYPANSIPPSPSHFLTPPGQ, encoded by the exons ATGTCTGAAAAGGTAGATCCTAATGTATCTGAAGAG gtcaatggcagGGTTCTGAATCCCCCCAACCCAAATGAATTCGAAGGTCCCACCAGTAACCGCAGCTGCAGAGATGTCATCTTCCTCATCCTCTTCATCGCCTTCGTCGTCGGGGCG aTTGTCTTCTTGGTGTTCTTAGCGCTGAAAGCTGACCCAAAACGACTGATCCACGGCAACGATCAGTATGGCAATGTCTGCGGCAGGAAGAACACCCCCTACGAAGGGGTCCCCCTCTCCGGGCAGGACTTCTCCCAGAAACC aTACATGGGGATGGGGAATGTCATCAACCTCGCCAGCGCTATTGCCACGGGTCAGGCCTCGAACGGGGCCACCTGTATATCCAAGTGTTCGAATTC ATCGACGCAGATCGCCTTCCGGTGCATCCCAGTGCGACTCGACGTAGCATCGAACAAGACCGAGGAGATCACGAGGGCCATCTTTGGCGTCAGCGCCGGAAACTTCTTCAGAGATGTAGGCAAAGATTTAGCGGCGTCGTGGCGGGAGATTGTGTACATGTGTCTCATCGGTCTAGCCTTTGCTATCATCATTACGGCGATGCTTAG ATTTCTGGCGGGATTCGTAGTATGGCTGACAGTGGCGATCATCATCCTGGGAAGTATCGCAGCCACCATCTATCTCTGGGTCAGTTGGCACTTCAGGTCCAAGGAAGTCGAGAAGATGCAGAAGGACACCAGTGGAAAGTACTCCGACTACGAAAAGGAACTCATGAAGAAACAGCTCACCGGGTTCCTGGTTGGCGCTATCGTCGTTTCTATATTCACT GTGCTGACCATCCTTCTCCTGATTGCTATGAGGAAAAGGATCAAGCTGGTGATTGCTCTTTTCAAGGAGGCAGGAAAGGCCATTGCTTCCATGCCGTTGCTGCTCCTTCAGCCAGTCTGG ACATGCATTTggttggtggtgatctgtggcgcctTCGTATACGGAGTCTTTTTCATCGAGGCGTCAGGAGTGCCTCAGAGAGTTGGCCAGACGATCCACTTCGTCATTCCAGACCTCATACTC GGGATGAGATGGTATCACCTGTTCGCATTCTTTTGGGTCTCCCAGTTCGTCCTTCATTGCCAGGACCTGACGATAGCTGGAGCTGTGGCACTGTGGTATTTTGCAAG GGACAAGAAGAAGCTAGGATGGCCAATCGCCACTTCTATGAAGAGGATGTATTTGTATCACCTGGGGTCCATCGCAATCGGCTCTCTCATCATTGCCATCATGAAAATGATACGGTTCTTACTTAAG AAATTCGAGAAGAGACTGGGAGGAGCTAATCCCGTATGTGGATTCCTCCTGAAGTGTTGCCAGTGCTGTCTCTggtgttttgagaagttcctcAAGTACCTGAGTCGCAACGCCTACATCGAGATAG CCATTTATGGGTACAGCTTCTGCAAAGCCGCCCAGAAGGCATTCAACGTGATTGTCAGCAACGCCTTTAGAATAATGGCGATTAATTACATCGGGTCATTCGTCCTCTTCTTGGCAAAAGTCGCTGTGGTCGTTCCAACTGTCTTCATCGGCATTGAAATTATGAAG ACTTTAAACGGAGTCGTCACCTACGCGTGGGTGCCAGTTCTCTTGGCAGGTTTGTTCACGTTCTTCATCGCCCACTGCTTCATCTCCGTTTATgag ATGACGATAGACGCTCTGTTCATTTGTTTCTGTGAAGACTGCGAGATGAACGATGGTCTTCAAAAGCCGTACTTCATGAGCAAGGGACTGATG AAACTCGTCGAGAACAGCAAGAAAGCCATAGAAGCCTTAGAAGTCCGCGAAAaggaacagcagcagcaagcCTGGACCACAAATGTTGTCCAACCGAACAACGTCTAC GGCATTCCCGTGGCTCAGCCGCCCCCTCAGCGTCCTCCAGGATACGTCCATGGAGGAATGACACCCCTCCATCCTGCCTATCCTGCCAACTCTATCCCACCATCACCTTCGCACTTCCTTACACCACCTGGCCAGTAG
- the LOC135204044 gene encoding choline transporter-like protein 1 isoform X3 yields the protein MATGCCAIANKIASAQVNGRVLNPPNPNEFEGPTSNRSCRDVIFLILFIAFVVGAIVFLVFLALKADPKRLIHGNDQYGNVCGRKNTPYEGVPLSGQDFSQKPSTQIAFRCIPVRLDVASNKTEEITRAIFGVSAGNFFRDVGKDLAASWREIVYMCLIGLAFAIIITAMLRFLAGFVVWLTVAIIILGSIAATIYLWVSWHFRSKEVEKMQKDTSGKYSDYEKELMKKQLTGFLVGAIVVSIFTVLTILLLIAMRKRIKLVIALFKEAGKAIASMPLLLLQPVWTCIWLVVICGAFVYGVFFIEASGVPQRVGQTIHFVIPDLILGMRWYHLFAFFWVSQFVLHCQDLTIAGAVALWYFARDKKKLGWPIATSMKRMYLYHLGSIAIGSLIIAIMKMIRFLLKKFEKRLGGANPVCGFLLKCCQCCLWCFEKFLKYLSRNAYIEIAIYGYSFCKAAQKAFNVIVSNAFRIMAINYIGSFVLFLAKVAVVVPTVFIGIEIMKTLNGVVTYAWVPVLLAGLFTFFIAHCFISVYEMTIDALFICFCEDCEMNDGLQKPYFMSKGLMKLVENSKKAIEALEVREKEQQQQAWTTNVVQPNNVYGIPVAQPPPQRPPGYVHGGMTPLHPAYPANSIPPSPSHFLTPPGQ from the exons gtcaatggcagGGTTCTGAATCCCCCCAACCCAAATGAATTCGAAGGTCCCACCAGTAACCGCAGCTGCAGAGATGTCATCTTCCTCATCCTCTTCATCGCCTTCGTCGTCGGGGCG aTTGTCTTCTTGGTGTTCTTAGCGCTGAAAGCTGACCCAAAACGACTGATCCACGGCAACGATCAGTATGGCAATGTCTGCGGCAGGAAGAACACCCCCTACGAAGGGGTCCCCCTCTCCGGGCAGGACTTCTCCCAGAAACC ATCGACGCAGATCGCCTTCCGGTGCATCCCAGTGCGACTCGACGTAGCATCGAACAAGACCGAGGAGATCACGAGGGCCATCTTTGGCGTCAGCGCCGGAAACTTCTTCAGAGATGTAGGCAAAGATTTAGCGGCGTCGTGGCGGGAGATTGTGTACATGTGTCTCATCGGTCTAGCCTTTGCTATCATCATTACGGCGATGCTTAG ATTTCTGGCGGGATTCGTAGTATGGCTGACAGTGGCGATCATCATCCTGGGAAGTATCGCAGCCACCATCTATCTCTGGGTCAGTTGGCACTTCAGGTCCAAGGAAGTCGAGAAGATGCAGAAGGACACCAGTGGAAAGTACTCCGACTACGAAAAGGAACTCATGAAGAAACAGCTCACCGGGTTCCTGGTTGGCGCTATCGTCGTTTCTATATTCACT GTGCTGACCATCCTTCTCCTGATTGCTATGAGGAAAAGGATCAAGCTGGTGATTGCTCTTTTCAAGGAGGCAGGAAAGGCCATTGCTTCCATGCCGTTGCTGCTCCTTCAGCCAGTCTGG ACATGCATTTggttggtggtgatctgtggcgcctTCGTATACGGAGTCTTTTTCATCGAGGCGTCAGGAGTGCCTCAGAGAGTTGGCCAGACGATCCACTTCGTCATTCCAGACCTCATACTC GGGATGAGATGGTATCACCTGTTCGCATTCTTTTGGGTCTCCCAGTTCGTCCTTCATTGCCAGGACCTGACGATAGCTGGAGCTGTGGCACTGTGGTATTTTGCAAG GGACAAGAAGAAGCTAGGATGGCCAATCGCCACTTCTATGAAGAGGATGTATTTGTATCACCTGGGGTCCATCGCAATCGGCTCTCTCATCATTGCCATCATGAAAATGATACGGTTCTTACTTAAG AAATTCGAGAAGAGACTGGGAGGAGCTAATCCCGTATGTGGATTCCTCCTGAAGTGTTGCCAGTGCTGTCTCTggtgttttgagaagttcctcAAGTACCTGAGTCGCAACGCCTACATCGAGATAG CCATTTATGGGTACAGCTTCTGCAAAGCCGCCCAGAAGGCATTCAACGTGATTGTCAGCAACGCCTTTAGAATAATGGCGATTAATTACATCGGGTCATTCGTCCTCTTCTTGGCAAAAGTCGCTGTGGTCGTTCCAACTGTCTTCATCGGCATTGAAATTATGAAG ACTTTAAACGGAGTCGTCACCTACGCGTGGGTGCCAGTTCTCTTGGCAGGTTTGTTCACGTTCTTCATCGCCCACTGCTTCATCTCCGTTTATgag ATGACGATAGACGCTCTGTTCATTTGTTTCTGTGAAGACTGCGAGATGAACGATGGTCTTCAAAAGCCGTACTTCATGAGCAAGGGACTGATG AAACTCGTCGAGAACAGCAAGAAAGCCATAGAAGCCTTAGAAGTCCGCGAAAaggaacagcagcagcaagcCTGGACCACAAATGTTGTCCAACCGAACAACGTCTAC GGCATTCCCGTGGCTCAGCCGCCCCCTCAGCGTCCTCCAGGATACGTCCATGGAGGAATGACACCCCTCCATCCTGCCTATCCTGCCAACTCTATCCCACCATCACCTTCGCACTTCCTTACACCACCTGGCCAGTAG